Genomic window (Chionomys nivalis chromosome 7, mChiNiv1.1, whole genome shotgun sequence):
GAAACTGCAGAGGAAGGCTGGCTGGAATCATGGGTGGAAGGCGCCTGgctggagaagagggagaaattcAAGGCGGCACCCAGGTGTTCTGGAGGTTTAGTAGATGTGGTAAATCTAGCATAGAGAACCAGGTAGAGAATTAAGGGTGGGCTGAGGACCACAGGGTGAACTGTGAGTGACAACATACATCTGAACAGAGTTCTGAGAAAGAAACGAAGTCTGCAGGGGCTTGAGGCAATAGGTGGACAGCCCCTGGCGATCTCACAGAGGAACAGAACAtagaatgatggaggtgggtcttgtattaatctgttgctttcattggttaattaataaaaaaaactgcctaggcccatttgatagaccaacccttaggtgggtggagtaaacagaagaaaatgctgggagaaagaagccgagtcaggagtcgccatgattctcccactccagacagacacaggttaagatctttcctggtaagccagcttgtggtgctacacaaaatattagaaatgggttagatcaatatgtaagagctagccaataagaggttaaaactaatgggccaaaaagtgttcaaaaaaatacagtttccgtgtaattatttcgggtaaagctagccgggtggcgggccctgacgccactcatattacaacaatagaACATGGGTAGAAAAGACTCAGTATTAAAGTCAACTTCAGGGAGATACTGACTGGTGGTTTCCATAGGCGTGACTTGTCAGAGCCATCTTTAAAGATCACATTCATAATAAAACCACTGCTGGAAAGGCCTCCTTTGTGGAAACGTTTAGCGCTAAAGTGAAGCTCACTGGTAGAGTCCTTGTCTAACATGGATGGATGCTACATTCAGTCTCTAGCAGAATATTAAGTACAGGGGGAGAAAAGCAAGATGGCCAAGACTCCAACTTAGGCAACTCAAAAGTGTCTGTCAGCTTTCAGGAAATTTTGGATTTGAGCCCCAAGATCGGCATTAAACCAAGTGCAGTGGCACacgtgcctataatctcagcacttctgagacaggaggatcaaaagttcaaggccattctagaCTACGTAGcaatttaaggccatcctggaatacctgagactctgtctcaaaagaaaattttaagcacTGGGGAGTCTGCTAGACAGGTAAGATCACTTGCTACCAACATGAGGCTCTGTGTGGGGAACTGAGGAAGCCCTgggtgaatgtgtattgttgacatgggcacagccatgGCAAGAACCAGTGTCTCAGATCCACAGAAATGGCAAAGCCTTACCCCAGGTGAGGTTCGTGTGAATGGCAAAGCCTTCTTGGTCCAAGTAACATTTTGTGCAAAAACCAGCTACTCAGCTTCCCCCTCCTAGATGTCTGCAACCTGAGACTGTCACCTACGGGGACTGCCTGTTGAGACAAGGTaacttctctgctcctctccccagTCTCCCTCCAGGAACTGAGCAAAATGAACATCTGAGGATCTGGGCTGTTCTTGTAGATGCCGCTTCTCCAGATTGAGCATGCCCCCCCCATgccagcttttctctctctctctctctctctctctctctctctctctctctctctctctctctgtgtgtgtgtgtgtgtgtgtgtgtgtgtcctttcttcattccctcatcaCCCCAGTTAGCCTGGAAAAGACAAAGCTCTGCAAATCACAGTAGATCTGAGTGGAATCTCCAGtgttcacataaaaaaaaaaaatttaaaaaccaggcATGACCAAGAGTGCCTGTTACCCCAGTAATGACTAGGGGTAGAGACACGTATATTCTGGGAGTTCACTGATTAGCCAGCCTAGCAaaaatgtgagttccaggctcagtgaggACTATATCTTAAAGGAATGAGTCAGAGAGTGTAACAGGTCATCTggcctctgtgcatgtgtgtacccacatggatacacaacacacacatatgtatatataatatatgtatatataataaaaataaatcctttttacaGTCATGTTGCTGATGCTTTATAAATGGAACTGACTAAGCAAATCTGTCTGTAGAACCAGAGCTCCATGGGTCACAAACAATAAAGGTTCTCGAAAGCGGATTATTTTtatgctcctgcctctgggtctcCGATGAGGAACTTGGCTCCTTTAATTATGCGGCAGGCCAATTACCACAGAATAGCTGCACTGTTCTCTAGACTGACTCTCTCGTCGTGCCATCTCCACAGCTTCATTCTGGAGAGCACGCAGGCCCCTGGAAGACACTTGAGGCACATAATGCAGGAAATAAAGATGTTTTAGCGAATTCAATTTAAGCTACGACATGAAAGTTATTTTGTTGAATAAAACATAACGCAATAATGAGCTTGTGTATGTCAACCCTCCGGTGGCGGCCATAATAGCTAGAGAGAGcgtccctcctctctccccctctctcaagCTCATTAGAGTAACAGAAAATGTGTGGAGAGCTTCATCTCAGGTCCACGGCCTTCCCTGCCGCTATGCATCCTGGGAgactgaaagagaaggaaaacaggctGGCTGGGGAGCCAGAGGCCAAAGTGCTGATGTTGGATGGTTGAGCCTCTGAGAATTCTTGCTCCCGTTACCTACCCAAAAAGGACTTTTTTGAGATTAATCATTCTCTTAAATACTTCAGGATGGAAGGCTTAAAGGCAAAGTTATTGTATTAGTGGGTTCAACCCTGCCCACACAGATTTAATTAATGCCCCTATTCACAAGGcaattggtttgtttttgttgttgcttggggttttctgtttggttggggttttgttgttttgttttgtgacaaagtttcactatgtaaccttgCTGGCCTGTGGTTTgctactatgtagaccaggctggcctggaactcacagagatccataaccctgtttctgcctcctcagtgctgggattgaaagtgtacACCAGAGACTAGATTGTTCTTGTCTGTAAGGAGGAAGAGAGTTAAAAAGAGAACtcacttggtaaagtgcttgcctcagAAGAGCTCAATCCCAGCAACcaatatttaaaaggttttttttttttttaaatagatatagTGGTACATATCTGTggacccagtgctggggaagcagagacacaaGGCAGATCCTCATGCTGGCTGGCAGGTCACCAAAACAAAAGGGAGGCAGACAAGGAACCCCTGGCTATGAAGGAACTGCACCTAAGATTTACCACTGGCTTCCaaatacccatgcacacatacacacatgcattcatatgtacacacaaagacatacaaaagaagaggaggaggagtcgcTGGGCATGGTGAGCGCATCTGCAGTCCCACCCTTCAGGGGGCGAAAACAGAGGATTGCCATGAGCTCAGCCAGCAGAGGCCACagtgtgagagcctgtctcaaagacaaataaaagaataaaaaggaccTCAAGTCATTTGAAAGCATTCACGTCCCTAACCCCATTGGGGAAACACTTTTCATCATTATCGACAGGAATCCTGACTGGtgtgaagaagaagagagaacccTCAAAGCTGAATTCAGAAAATAGAATCACCTGGAGCTAAACAAGCAAAACCTGAGAAGTATCACAGCAAGAACAACTCCTCAACAAGAGTAAGATACCGGCAAAGTGGCTGGCTCAGTAGGGACCTGCTAAGCCTGCACAGAGTCCTGACTTTGGATCCCaaacacccatgtaaaagccagaccCAGCAACACACATCTGTAGTCAGAGTGCTGAGGAAGCAGAACTTAGACCCCTGGAGTCCATCGATCAAAGATTCTAGCCTAATTGACGAGTTCTGGATTCAATGAGTAACTCTGTCTCCGAAAAGACATTAACATTACGGCCCCCACAGAAACACTCACACCAGGATGAACACCtacatatatcacacatacatGTTTTTTTCAACTTAAAAAGTACAAGAAGTGTTTGTTCtcagatctcagtgaatttgaggccagtctggtcttcaaagtgagttccaggacagccaggaccctgtctcaaaaataccaaaaaaaagagaaaaaaaatttcacagaGGCCATGCTGTCTACCACACCATTCAGGTGCCTGAAAATGCAGGAAAACTTTTAATTCTCAGACTCCTTTGCATCTAGGATGGGACAATGACCACAATTCCACCAACAGGGAGGTTAAGAAGTCATTTCTCTTCCTGGCATGTTCTCCATGCTTCTTCCCTTCTCATGGAGAACCTCACAGTGAAAACCTGAGATGGAAGAAACACAAGATAGGAATATCCGAGACCTCAGAAGCACTGCGGCAGAGACTGTGGCACGGGTATTAAGCCACCAAGACCTGAGGGTCTGTCATAGCGGCACTGCCCAGGGTTGCACTACAAGGTTCCAGGGGACCTGCTCTGCAAGAAGTTAGGCTCCAGTGCCACCACTCTGTCTTTCCTCGGAGTGCATGCTTTCTGTCCTGGAGGAAGGTTCTTTACAAGCTTCAGAAAGTCCCTAAGGCAATattcaaagacacacacacacactcacatgcacgcacacacgcacgcaccttCCCCAAGGCTATCCGAGCAGTAAGGACTACTGAGGAGAGTAGACATTCTGACCCAGCGAGTTCCTTGCAAGTGTGCAGAGTTCCCAGGGTCCCACTAGGCTGCAGCTGGTTTTGATGACACGGCTTCCTATGAGTAACCCAGCAATCTCACTGCTCCACCAAGTTCAGCTTTGGCAGAATCTGTCCTCGGTCGACTGTCAGCGTCCTATCCAGGGTGAGCAGTCACCAAGTTAGGCTTTGGTAGAATCTGTCCTTGGTCTGCTGTCTGCGTCCTATCCAGGGTGAGCAGATATTTGTCCATGTCCCTCAGGAAATGTCTCAACAACTGCTAAGCCTGGTGACAAATAGGAAAACTCTGACATTCAGATTCGCTGCATGCCTTCCAAGCACTCAAGGTTCATTTGCAAAAGAGCTGACCACACAAGAACCTAGTGAAATGCCAAAGCACTTGAGTTTTCCCAGGCCAGCTGTATTCCATGCAGCTGCAGACCACACTTCCCTACCATCGTgtgacaaaattagaaaatgacaacaaaatgtgtttgtatgtatgtatatacatgtatgtgtgtgttagtttgcatgtatatacatgtatgtgtgtgtgttagaaagaaaatgacccctaaatggagtggcactgttagggggtgtggctttgttggaggaagtatttcACTGGGGAGACTTGCTTTAAAGtcacatatatgctcaagccacacccagtgtctcagactgcttcctgcttcctgccatcaagatgtagaactctcagctctttctccagcaccatgtctgcctgcatgccaccatgtcacacaatgaggataatggactaaacctctgaaaatgtaagccacccatTGAAATGATTTCCCTTATAAAACTTGccatgaccatggtgtctcttcacagcgatggAAACCCTAAGGCAGAAGTTGGTACCAAAGACGGAGATATTACTATAATAGGCCTGATCATGTTTTTCCTTGGAGGCATTCGAACTTCGGGAGTTTGGGTTAGGAAAACAGTGGGATGCTTTAACCACTGCTTAATGGGCCAGACctgtaggagcatggaagacagtgtgCTTAgaatgatttgaactgtggggggcTGGCTCAGGAGGTTTAGAGGAGAATTTTAGGATGCTGCCTAGAGATCTTTCTTGCAATATTTTGGTGGAGAAAGtggctgcttttattttttttttttaaataaatgaggtTTATTCGGGAAACAGCCATGAGCTCTCATCACCTTCCCTCCCACaggctcctctttcttctctctacctGATCTGGCATTTATGCCTTAGGACGCGGAGGGAGGAGGAGCATCAAACCCCAGAGTTGAGATGCTCCCTGTGGCAGCCACCGTGCTTGGGAGCTGAGTAACATGGAGTGCCTCCCCACAAAGGCTTCCTTTTCCTCTAGTGCATTCGCCCTTTCCAAGCAGCTTCTTGCAGGAAACTGGAAAATGCTGTGCTTCCTCCACTGGGTGTACTTAGCACAGCGGAAAACCGCAGGGAAGGAGCAGCCCAGTTTGGCTGCCAGTCCTAGAGAGCCCCGACCTGCAATCAGGAGTATAAAGGGCCATAGCTGGCATCCCTCCCTTACAAAAATGGAAAGAGGCGCTTCTTCAAAATATAGAGCACGGTAGCAAGGAACAGGGCCAGGGCAAGGAAGATGAGAAGTTTGTCCATCAGTTCGCGGCGGTTGTATTTCGTGATGAGTTTCCGGCCCAGCTGGATGGTCCCCGACATGGATTTAAACTCTTCATTTGCATCTAGGAGAGTCCGTGAAGACCTGACTAGAGTCTGCATGGCCTCTTCACTCTGCTGCACCTGCTGTGACATCATCCTGCTGATCCCCAAGAGGCTCTCTGTGATGGTGCTGAATGTCTGCACCAAACTCTCTTTGGTAGTTTTCCTTTGCCTTAAGGAGTCTCCTCCTTGCAGAAGTTCTGCTTTCTCCAGGTTGTCGATGGCAATTTTGCAGGTGAGATTGGCTTTCCCCCATGAGGTCTGGTTGCTGAGCATCTGCTTTTTGTGGTTCTCCACTACCTGAAGTAGAAGCTGCTTCTCCGACTCCTTGTCTTGTTCCCTTGAAGATTGCTCAAGCTCCTATATCCTGTGTCGTAGCTGTTGAAACTTTTCCTTCACCTTAGTATTCAGTTCAGTGAGCTTGCTTAAGGGTCCAGGACAATCTCGAATATCCTAGAAGACAACGGAGAGATGAGGGGCCTTTCTCTGGGAATGACATGCACGGGGGAAAGCTGATTTAGCCCACAGCTcaagtggctgctttttgccaTTGTTCAAAGAGTCTACCTGAGGTgaaagtgaagagatttggattaattctgcTGACAGAGAAAACCtcaaaacagcttagtattgactgttgtgtggttattactGGCCAATCTTATACAGATTTATGATTTAAAAAGGGAggcaagaaaatgtaaaatttgaggagaaaaggagcaccaggaagtggaatgagCTAAGTCCTATCTATGTTCAAGGAGCTAAAcacattaagaaatggaataaagaaagtggtgacctcaggacaaaataatagaaaccctaactaaggcagtgtgtgtgtgtgtgtgtgtgtatgcatgtgtgtgtgcacatgtgtatgaataTCAGTAGGACAGTGTCCTTTCTGCCTGAAGAGTTTGAGTGCCCTCTATCTGCCCCCATTAAGAGTGACTatgggagccgggcagtggtggcacactcctttaatcccagcactcgggagacagagacagaggaatctaaaatggctgaacaacacttaaggaaatgctcaacatccttagccatcagagaaatgcaaatcaaaacaactctgagattccatcttacacctataagaaaggccaagatcaaaaacgctgatgacagcttatgctggagaggtatggggtaaagagaacatttctgcattgctcaTGGGAGTGCaaacagcccctttggatatcagtatggcgatttctctgaaaattagaaaacaatctacctcaaaacccagtaataccacttttgggtatatacccaaaggatgctccatcgtaccacaaggacacatgctcgactatgttcatagcagcattgttcgttataaccagaacctggaaacaacctaaatgtctttcgactgaagaatggataaagaaaatgtggtacatttacacaacggagtactacacagcagaaaaaaaataatgacattttgaaatttgcaggcaaatggatggatctagaaaaacatcatactgagtgaggtaaaccagacccaggaATGCAAATATCatgtgtattcactcataagtggattttagacataaagcaaagaaaaccagcctacaattcacaatcccagagaacctaaacaacaaagaggaccataagagagacatacatggatctagtctatatgggacatagaaaaagacaagatctcctgagtaaattaggagtatggggaccatgggagagtgttgaaggggaagggagaggatgagggggagcagagaaaaatatatagctcaataagatcaattaaaaaataaaatttaaaaaaaaatatgtatatatatacacacacaaagagagagatatacatacatacctctgaactttaagccaccccaattaaatgcttttctttttttcttttttcttttttcttttttctttttttttttggttttttgagacagtgtttctctgtggctttgaagcctgtcctggaactagctcttgtagaccaggctggtctcgaactcacagagatccacctgcctctgcctcccgagtactgggattaaaggcgtgagccaccaccgcccggctaaatgctttttttttataagaaaaagaaagaaatctacaaGAGATTTTCTGGCACCTCAAGAACTCACAATACAGGAATAATAAAGATATAGCAAAATGGGCTTCATGACATCAGAgtgataaattatttatatatatataatcagaatcatactgtgtgtgtatatatatagtgtatgtgtatgttctaGGGGCATATACATTCtagaacatatacatatatgtatccatcttgtatatgtgtgtgtatgtatacatgcacacacacacacacatatacatatatatatatacttgttataacacctggaattccagctctGAGGAGATGGAGACAATGGATTCTTGGGGCTCCACAGCCAGGGCATCTAGATAAAGCAgagagcttcaggttcagtgataaaccctacccccccccaaaaaaaaatatatggagaGGGACTGAGGCAGACACCTGAAGTCAActtctgatctacacacacacgcagacacacaggcacagacacacacgcagacacacaagcacagacacacaggcacagacacacaggcacagacacacaagcacagacacacaagcacagacacacactgctgCGGCTTTGTTAGTTGCCACTCCAGACATCTTCTCTTTCCCCAGAGGATTGCCCAGATATACATATCACATTCACACTGTAATTGTGCAAATGATGTTCTTGAAGGTTGGGTAGTTAGCAATGGGCTGACTCAGCTGCTTTGGAGCATGAGCcccaaagcaataaaacaaagaactttCAAACCTGCTGTATCTATATATTATCATAAGCCAGCACCCTCTCTGCAACCTGCCAGAACTTTGTCTTATCAAATTTTCACACCACTTTGCTaagagtaatttaaaaaaaaaaaaaaaaaaaaaaaaaaaggagcctgaAGGAAAGCAGTGTCTCAGGAAAAGGATTTTGCCCATCTTGATACAGAGTTCATTCTTGATACAGGGTCCATGGGTTTCGAGCCATGGCATCTATGATGGTACATTCGGAACACCCCTTTCCTGGGACTGTCCATCACAGTCACCGAAGTTAGCTCTTACTGCTCCAGTCTTGTCAGCTTACTTAGTTGCAGAATGTGTTGGTACACTCCGGATGATCAGGGGATGCACAGATGACTGCAGGTCCAACTTCAAGATGAGGCTAGGGAGATGGGGAGATCTAAGATCGGATCCCCGAGCACCTATGCAAAAATGTGTGGCATGGGGGTATGTCTTTATAACTtaagtgctggggaggtagaaacagggtCATTTCTGGAGCCTAATTGCTGagttccaggttcactgagaaatACTGCCTCAAAAGCTAAAATGAAGAACGATAGAGGAATACAGCTGATGCTAGTGTCTTGTCTACATGTAGacatgcttgcacacatgcagagagagagagagagagagagagagagagagaaacatgtgcttgtggtaggatggagtgtCCTTCAGGTCTATGCCCAGGAGTGGTGTAACTGGGTCCTGAGAAATCTATTCTCAATACTCTGAAGAACTGCCATATTGACTTCCtcagtgactgtacaagtttgcactcccaccagcaatggaggactgtttcccttgctccacatcctcgcCAGCATGacctgtcacttgtgttatttattgatcttagccactctgacaagtgtaagatgaaatctcaaagtagtttcatttgcattttcctgatggctaaggatgttaaacattgctttaagtgtttctcagccatttgagattcctctattgagaattctccgTTTACATCTACaccctatttttaattgattatttggtttttgtccTCTAGTTTCTTAAGTTGTTTACAGACTTTGGATATTGGTTCTCTATAGTGTGcagagttggtgaaaatctttttcccTTCTATAGACTTTCATTTTGTCTGATTTGTCtgatgttctgttcagaaagttgtctcctgtgccaattcaTTCGAGGCTgctccccactttcttttctatcaggttcggtATATCTAGTTttacgttgaggtctttgatacaactgaacttgaattttgtgcagggtgataagcaTGGATCTATTTGtgttcttctacatgcagatatACAGTTtggccagcacaatttgttgaagatgctgtcttttttccagtatGTATGTAGatgtccagggctggagagatggcgcagaggttaagagcactgactgctcttcctgaggtcctgagttcaattcccagcagacacatggtggctcacaaccatctgtaatgagatctggttccctcttctgggaagtaggcatatatacagacagaacactgtattcataataaataaaaatcttttaaaaaaaacaaaaattaaatttaaaaagttctttttaaaaaaattagatgtCCATATGGGCTTGGATTTATGGCTAGGTCTTCAATCCAATTCCATTTACCAATAtatctgttttatgccaataccattcagtttttattactatagctctgtagtagtttctttcaagttgtactacagagctatagtataCCTATATATATTCAAACCTGCTGTATCTACACAATATCAGTAAGCCAGCACCCTCTCTGCAACCCACCAGAACTTTAATATCTTGTCTTATCAAATTTTCATACCACTTTGTGttcctttattgttcaggattgttttaactattttggatttgttttttgagacagggtttctctgtgtaggtttggaacctgttgttctgtagaccagaataaCCtcaaactgggattaaaggtgtgtgccaccaccacatggcaatTTTGGGTTTTCAAATGAAGTTGAGAtgtgttctttcaaggtctgtaaagaattgtgttggaattttgatgaggagagcattgaatctgtagattgctttcggaaggatggccatttttacaatgttaatcctaccagtccctgagcatggga
Coding sequences:
- the LOC130878320 gene encoding vesicle transport protein SEC20-like produces the protein MLSNQTSWGKANLTCKIAIDNLEKAELLQGGDSLRQRKTTKESLVQTFSTITESLLGISRMMSQQVQQSEEAMQTLVRSSRTLLDANEEFKSMSGTIQLGRKLITKYNRRELMDKLLIFLALALFLATVLYILKKRLFPFL